A single region of the Halobellus ruber genome encodes:
- a CDS encoding M20 family metallo-hydrolase has protein sequence MEISQGRLRADIEANAAFGAVDADEGRGRTLLTGSDADRRARERFVDRLRDADLDVRVDAVGNVAGRWTPPGCDPGAAPVAIGSHLDSVPRGGIFDGPLGTYAGLEAVRAMQDADVAPGRPVDVVAFTEEEGARFGIGTLGSSVAAGGRDVADALDLVDDEGVTLRERLDAIGFRGDDGIDPASWSAWVELHIEQGTRLTDAGADVGVVEAITGITNCEVAVAGEADHAGSTPMYERTDALAAGAEFVRDVERAAEEVAADRESAVATVGQGTIEPNARNIVPGEVRFQLDLRDTDAGTMDRLVERCRTSLARLERTRGVETDIDRYRTSPPTPMADRCVGAADDAAAARGADAVRLHSAAVHDTANLADATDVGLLFAPSVDGASHSPREWTDWEDCATAAGVLAATVRRLAAGD, from the coding sequence ATGGAGATCAGCCAGGGCCGGCTGCGGGCGGACATCGAGGCGAACGCGGCTTTCGGCGCGGTCGACGCCGACGAGGGGCGGGGGCGGACGCTCCTGACCGGGAGCGACGCCGACCGGCGGGCGAGAGAGCGCTTCGTCGACCGGCTCCGCGACGCCGACCTCGACGTGCGGGTCGACGCCGTCGGCAACGTCGCGGGGCGGTGGACGCCGCCCGGATGCGACCCCGGCGCCGCGCCGGTCGCGATCGGCAGCCACCTGGACTCGGTGCCCCGCGGCGGGATCTTCGACGGCCCGCTCGGGACCTACGCGGGCCTGGAGGCGGTGCGTGCGATGCAGGACGCCGATGTCGCCCCCGGCCGGCCGGTCGACGTCGTCGCCTTCACCGAGGAGGAGGGCGCGCGGTTCGGGATCGGCACGCTCGGGTCGTCGGTCGCGGCGGGCGGCCGGGACGTCGCCGACGCGCTCGACCTGGTCGACGACGAGGGCGTCACGCTCCGGGAGCGGCTCGACGCGATCGGGTTCCGCGGTGACGACGGGATCGACCCCGCGTCCTGGAGCGCGTGGGTCGAACTCCACATCGAGCAGGGGACCCGACTGACCGACGCCGGCGCGGACGTCGGCGTGGTGGAGGCGATCACCGGCATCACCAACTGCGAGGTCGCGGTCGCCGGCGAGGCCGACCACGCGGGGTCGACGCCGATGTACGAGCGGACCGACGCCCTCGCCGCCGGCGCCGAGTTCGTACGCGACGTCGAACGCGCCGCCGAGGAAGTCGCCGCCGACCGGGAGTCGGCGGTCGCGACCGTCGGGCAGGGGACGATCGAGCCGAACGCCCGGAACATCGTCCCCGGCGAGGTCCGGTTCCAACTCGACCTCCGCGACACCGACGCCGGAACGATGGACCGGCTGGTCGAGCGGTGCCGAACCAGCCTGGCGCGGTTGGAGCGGACCCGGGGGGTCGAAACCGACATCGACCGGTACCGGACCAGCCCGCCGACGCCGATGGCCGACCGGTGCGTCGGGGCCGCCGACGACGCGGCCGCCGCCCGCGGCGCCGACGCGGTCCGACTCCACTCCGCGGCGGTCCACGACACCGCGAACCTGGCCGACGCGACCGACGTCGGCCTCCTGTTTGCGCCCTCCGTCGACGGCGCCTCCCACTCGCCGCGGGAGTGGACCGACTGGGAGGACTGTGCAACGGCGGCGGGGGTCCTCGCGGCGACGGTCCGCCGGCTCGCGGCGGGAGACTGA
- a CDS encoding DHH family phosphoesterase — translation MDDELIDSGQLSVTRKSRLPGTGFFYPDSLDDARTEERVAEAVDGAEAVVVADTDADGLGCVALLREMYDATLSWGSFADDVADRVDRWNDPAGGDEDSGGDETDESDGADERPRSTVALVGAGPYSLDEALANVVEYAPEGIDLYVCDLCPDEYDWIAAELDAAVDLAASVAWYDHHQWDDDTAEAVRAAGVDLVVGESDAECSTDVTLRSLDYDFGERWAELAAVTRDHDLWRKEDPRSDDLADYAYWTDPEEYVTMVGTFGVDLPDAVAEYIDLRRVEKENLIDAAVSRAELKRVGPWTVGVTYGRCSQNEVAEALREQGADAAIVVKPAGSASIRGSEGFERAHEVAGRVNGGGHPRAAGCKPDIYDDMLDYAHHWTTGGATAKRVILRAFEAVADEMQAETKADAESATSDE, via the coding sequence ATGGACGACGAACTCATCGACAGCGGACAACTGTCCGTGACGCGGAAGTCCCGACTCCCCGGGACCGGCTTCTTCTACCCCGACTCCCTCGACGACGCACGGACCGAAGAGCGGGTCGCCGAGGCGGTCGACGGCGCCGAAGCCGTCGTCGTCGCCGACACCGACGCCGACGGGCTGGGGTGTGTGGCGTTGCTCCGGGAGATGTACGACGCGACGCTTTCGTGGGGCTCGTTCGCGGACGACGTCGCCGACCGGGTCGATCGGTGGAACGACCCCGCGGGCGGCGACGAGGACAGCGGTGGCGACGAGACGGACGAGAGCGACGGAGCGGACGAGCGCCCCCGGTCGACGGTCGCCTTAGTCGGCGCCGGGCCCTACTCCCTGGACGAGGCACTGGCGAACGTCGTCGAGTACGCCCCCGAGGGGATCGACCTCTACGTCTGCGACCTCTGTCCCGACGAGTACGACTGGATCGCCGCGGAACTCGACGCCGCGGTCGACCTCGCGGCGTCGGTCGCGTGGTACGACCACCACCAGTGGGACGACGACACCGCCGAGGCGGTCCGTGCGGCCGGCGTCGACCTCGTCGTCGGCGAGTCCGACGCGGAGTGTTCGACCGACGTGACGCTCCGGTCGCTGGACTACGACTTCGGCGAGCGGTGGGCCGAACTGGCGGCGGTCACCCGCGATCACGACCTCTGGCGGAAGGAGGACCCCCGGAGCGACGACCTCGCGGACTACGCCTACTGGACGGACCCCGAGGAGTACGTGACGATGGTGGGGACCTTCGGCGTCGATCTCCCCGACGCCGTCGCGGAGTACATCGACCTCCGGCGGGTCGAAAAGGAGAACCTGATCGACGCGGCAGTGTCGCGGGCCGAGCTCAAGCGGGTCGGCCCCTGGACCGTCGGCGTCACCTACGGCCGGTGCTCGCAGAACGAGGTCGCGGAAGCACTTCGCGAGCAGGGTGCCGACGCGGCGATCGTCGTCAAGCCGGCGGGCAGCGCGAGCATTCGGGGCTCGGAGGGCTTCGAGCGCGCCCACGAGGTCGCGGGCCGCGTCAACGGCGGCGGGCATCCCCGCGCTGCGGGCTGCAAACCCGACATCTACGACGATATGCTCGACTACGCCCACCACTGGACGACCGGCGGCGCGACCGCAAAACGGGTGATCCTCCGGGCGTTCGAGGCGGTCGCCGACGAGATGCAAGCGGAGACCAAAGCGGACGCCGAAAGCGCCACATCGGACGAATAG